The following coding sequences are from one Alosa alosa isolate M-15738 ecotype Scorff River chromosome 13, AALO_Geno_1.1, whole genome shotgun sequence window:
- the LOC125306017 gene encoding collagen triple helix repeat-containing protein 1-like isoform X4 gives MRHRGLRQKDAEYIEKCTDGDSDKQNCTRQSDEAQTTHYKMYSGCVQGPAGIPGREGNPGVNGIPGTPGVPGRDGAKGEKGECVSEIFEEPWKPNYKQCAWNSLNYGIDLGKIAECTFTKLRSDSALRVLFSGSLRLKCKSACCQRWYFTFNGAECAGPLPIESIIYLDQGSPEINSTINIHRTTAVEGLCEGVRSGLVDVAIWVGTCGDYPRGDASTGWNSVSRVIIEELPK, from the exons ATGAGACACAGAGGACTCCGTCAGAAGGATGCGGAATACATCGAAAAA TGCACTGACGGCGACTCAGACAAACAGAACTGCACCAGACAATCAGATGAAGCCCAAACTACCCACTATAAAATG TATTCCGGCTGTGTCCAAGGACCTGCGGGCATTCCAGGCCGAGAGGGGAATCCAGGTGTGAATGGCATTCCTGGAACCCCAGGTGTGCCGGGCCGCGATGGGGCAAAGGGTGAGAAGGGCGAGTGTGTGAGCGAAATCTTCGAGGAGCCCTGGAAACCCAACTACAAGCAGTGCGCATGGAATTCCCTCAACTATGGCATTGACCTGGGCAAAATTGCA GAGTGCACGTTCACCAAGCTGCGCTCGGACAGCGCCCTGCGCGTGCTCTTCAGCGGCTCCCTGAGGCTCAAGTGCAAGTCGGCCTGCTGCCAGCGCTGGTACTTCACCTTCAACGGGGCCGAGTGCGCCGGCCCACTGCCCATTGAGTCCATCATCTACCTGGACCAGGGCAGCCCCGAGATCAACTCCACCATCAACATCCACCGGACAACCGCAG TTGAAGGACTGTGCGAGGGGGTCCGCTCCGGCCTGGTTGATGTCGCCATATGGGTGGGCACCTGCGGCGACTATCCCCGCGGCGACGCCTCCACAGGATGGAACTCCGTTTCCAGGGTGATCATCGAGGAACTGCCTAAATAA
- the LOC125306017 gene encoding collagen triple helix repeat-containing protein 1-like isoform X2, producing MYTFRIMNMVSPTTRLLIFSWLIFPLYEAEKMRHRGLRQKDAEYIEKCTDGDSDKQNCTRQSDEAQTTHYKMYSGCVQGPAGIPGREGNPGVNGIPGTPGVPGRDGAKGEKGECVSEIFEEPWKPNYKQCAWNSLNYGIDLGKIAECTFTKLRSDSALRVLFSGSLRLKCKSACCQRWYFTFNGAECAGPLPIESIIYLDQGSPEINSTINIHRTTAVEGLCEGVRSGLVDVAIWVGTCGDYPRGDASTGWNSVSRVIIEELPK from the exons A TGTATACCTTTCGGATAATGAATATGGTGTCTCCAACGACGCGACTATTGATTTTCTCCTGGTTAATCTTTCCTCTTTATGAAGCCGAGAAAATGAGACACAGAGGACTCCGTCAGAAGGATGCGGAATACATCGAAAAA TGCACTGACGGCGACTCAGACAAACAGAACTGCACCAGACAATCAGATGAAGCCCAAACTACCCACTATAAAATG TATTCCGGCTGTGTCCAAGGACCTGCGGGCATTCCAGGCCGAGAGGGGAATCCAGGTGTGAATGGCATTCCTGGAACCCCAGGTGTGCCGGGCCGCGATGGGGCAAAGGGTGAGAAGGGCGAGTGTGTGAGCGAAATCTTCGAGGAGCCCTGGAAACCCAACTACAAGCAGTGCGCATGGAATTCCCTCAACTATGGCATTGACCTGGGCAAAATTGCA GAGTGCACGTTCACCAAGCTGCGCTCGGACAGCGCCCTGCGCGTGCTCTTCAGCGGCTCCCTGAGGCTCAAGTGCAAGTCGGCCTGCTGCCAGCGCTGGTACTTCACCTTCAACGGGGCCGAGTGCGCCGGCCCACTGCCCATTGAGTCCATCATCTACCTGGACCAGGGCAGCCCCGAGATCAACTCCACCATCAACATCCACCGGACAACCGCAG TTGAAGGACTGTGCGAGGGGGTCCGCTCCGGCCTGGTTGATGTCGCCATATGGGTGGGCACCTGCGGCGACTATCCCCGCGGCGACGCCTCCACAGGATGGAACTCCGTTTCCAGGGTGATCATCGAGGAACTGCCTAAATAA
- the LOC125305917 gene encoding mitochondrial folate transporter/carrier-like: MSPASSQALPISPENGRSATVTESFLRLLGHVKVENLVAGLSGGVVSTMILHPLDLVKIRFAVSDGLQVRPTYNGIMSCMRSVWHQEGIRGLYQGVTPNIWGAGASWGLYFFFYNAIKAYAKEGRESELSATEHMVSAAQAGILTLCLTNPIWVTKTQLVLQYSADRSRKQYKGMVDALVKIYKHEGIPGLYRGFVPGLFGTSHGALQFMAYEELKRDYNEYRNKASDAKLDSLEYIAMAALSKIFAVATTYPYQVVRARLQDQHNKYHGVIDVVRKTWRNEGPVGFYKGMVANLIRVTPACCITFVVYENVSRFLLGSKQ, from the exons ATGAGCCCTGCCTCAAGTCAAGCCCTTCCGATTTCTCCCGAAAATGGGAGGTCAGCCACAGTTACAGAATCGTTTCTGCGTCTTCTGGGCCATGTTAAAGTCGAAAACCTGGTAGCTGGATTAAGTGGGGGAGTCGTGTCAACCATGATACTCCATCCTCTTGATCTGGTCAAGATAAGATTCGCAG TAAGTGATGGCCTTCAGGTAAGGCCTACATACAATGGCATAATGAGCTGCATGAGGAGTGTCTGGCATCAGGAGGGTATCCGTGGACTCTACCAAGGCGTGACACCCAACATCTGGGGAGCCGGAGCGTCGTGGGGACTGTACTTCTTCTT TTACAACGCAATCAAAGCGTATGCCAAAGAAGGTCGCGAGAGCGAACTGAGTGCCACAGAACACATGGTCTCTGCAGCGCAGGCAG GTATCTTGACGCTGTGCTTAACCAACCCTATCTGGGTCACAAAGACCCAACTAGTTCTCCAGTACAGCGCCGATCGCAGTAGGAAGCAGTATAAGGGCATGGTGGATGCTCTCGTCAAAATCTACAAGCATGAAGGAATTCCTGGACTGTACCGG GGATTTGTACCAGGGCTGTTTGGTACATCCCATGGTGCACTGCAGTTTATGGCCTATGAAGAACTAAAGAGGGATTACAACGAGTACAGAAATAAGGCATCTGATGCAAAATTG GATTCACTGGAATACATTGCCATGGCAGCTCTATCGAAAATATTTGCGGTTGCCACGACATACCCGTACCAGGTAGTCCGAGCTCGTTTACAAGACCAGCACAACAAATACCATGGGGTGATCGACGTAGTCAGGAAGACCTGGAG AAACGAAGGCCCGGTGGGCTTCTACAAAGGGATGGTGGCCAACTTGATCCGCGTCACGCCTGCCTGCTGCATCACCTTCGTGGTGTACGAGAACGTTTCGCGCTTCCTACTGGGCTCGAAGCAGTGA
- the LOC125306017 gene encoding collagen triple helix repeat-containing protein 1-like isoform X1 — MLCLSPKSWSSVTVYTFRIMNMVSPTTRLLIFSWLIFPLYEAEKMRHRGLRQKDAEYIEKCTDGDSDKQNCTRQSDEAQTTHYKMYSGCVQGPAGIPGREGNPGVNGIPGTPGVPGRDGAKGEKGECVSEIFEEPWKPNYKQCAWNSLNYGIDLGKIAECTFTKLRSDSALRVLFSGSLRLKCKSACCQRWYFTFNGAECAGPLPIESIIYLDQGSPEINSTINIHRTTAVEGLCEGVRSGLVDVAIWVGTCGDYPRGDASTGWNSVSRVIIEELPK; from the exons ATGCTCTGCCTCTCTCCGAAAAGCTGGTCTTCTGTTACAGTGTATACCTTTCGGATAATGAATATGGTGTCTCCAACGACGCGACTATTGATTTTCTCCTGGTTAATCTTTCCTCTTTATGAAGCCGAGAAAATGAGACACAGAGGACTCCGTCAGAAGGATGCGGAATACATCGAAAAA TGCACTGACGGCGACTCAGACAAACAGAACTGCACCAGACAATCAGATGAAGCCCAAACTACCCACTATAAAATG TATTCCGGCTGTGTCCAAGGACCTGCGGGCATTCCAGGCCGAGAGGGGAATCCAGGTGTGAATGGCATTCCTGGAACCCCAGGTGTGCCGGGCCGCGATGGGGCAAAGGGTGAGAAGGGCGAGTGTGTGAGCGAAATCTTCGAGGAGCCCTGGAAACCCAACTACAAGCAGTGCGCATGGAATTCCCTCAACTATGGCATTGACCTGGGCAAAATTGCA GAGTGCACGTTCACCAAGCTGCGCTCGGACAGCGCCCTGCGCGTGCTCTTCAGCGGCTCCCTGAGGCTCAAGTGCAAGTCGGCCTGCTGCCAGCGCTGGTACTTCACCTTCAACGGGGCCGAGTGCGCCGGCCCACTGCCCATTGAGTCCATCATCTACCTGGACCAGGGCAGCCCCGAGATCAACTCCACCATCAACATCCACCGGACAACCGCAG TTGAAGGACTGTGCGAGGGGGTCCGCTCCGGCCTGGTTGATGTCGCCATATGGGTGGGCACCTGCGGCGACTATCCCCGCGGCGACGCCTCCACAGGATGGAACTCCGTTTCCAGGGTGATCATCGAGGAACTGCCTAAATAA
- the LOC125306017 gene encoding collagen triple helix repeat-containing protein 1-like isoform X3, which produces MLCLSPKSWSSVTVYTFRIMNMVSPTTRLLIFSWLIFPLYEAEKMRHRGLRQKDAEYIEKYSGCVQGPAGIPGREGNPGVNGIPGTPGVPGRDGAKGEKGECVSEIFEEPWKPNYKQCAWNSLNYGIDLGKIAECTFTKLRSDSALRVLFSGSLRLKCKSACCQRWYFTFNGAECAGPLPIESIIYLDQGSPEINSTINIHRTTAVEGLCEGVRSGLVDVAIWVGTCGDYPRGDASTGWNSVSRVIIEELPK; this is translated from the exons ATGCTCTGCCTCTCTCCGAAAAGCTGGTCTTCTGTTACAGTGTATACCTTTCGGATAATGAATATGGTGTCTCCAACGACGCGACTATTGATTTTCTCCTGGTTAATCTTTCCTCTTTATGAAGCCGAGAAAATGAGACACAGAGGACTCCGTCAGAAGGATGCGGAATACATCGAAAAA TATTCCGGCTGTGTCCAAGGACCTGCGGGCATTCCAGGCCGAGAGGGGAATCCAGGTGTGAATGGCATTCCTGGAACCCCAGGTGTGCCGGGCCGCGATGGGGCAAAGGGTGAGAAGGGCGAGTGTGTGAGCGAAATCTTCGAGGAGCCCTGGAAACCCAACTACAAGCAGTGCGCATGGAATTCCCTCAACTATGGCATTGACCTGGGCAAAATTGCA GAGTGCACGTTCACCAAGCTGCGCTCGGACAGCGCCCTGCGCGTGCTCTTCAGCGGCTCCCTGAGGCTCAAGTGCAAGTCGGCCTGCTGCCAGCGCTGGTACTTCACCTTCAACGGGGCCGAGTGCGCCGGCCCACTGCCCATTGAGTCCATCATCTACCTGGACCAGGGCAGCCCCGAGATCAACTCCACCATCAACATCCACCGGACAACCGCAG TTGAAGGACTGTGCGAGGGGGTCCGCTCCGGCCTGGTTGATGTCGCCATATGGGTGGGCACCTGCGGCGACTATCCCCGCGGCGACGCCTCCACAGGATGGAACTCCGTTTCCAGGGTGATCATCGAGGAACTGCCTAAATAA